TCTCTCCAGAGTTCCGTCCATTTCACAGTCATAAGGCTCAAACGCTTATTTCTGAAAAACTTCATTCGGTGTTTATTCTAAATTTTCTATTATTTTAAAATAATATTCGGTTTTTGTCAATGTTTTATAACAGACTTTAAACATGTAAACGTTTTTTAACACAAAAAGAAGCCTAAGGCTTCTTTCTTAACTTAATTCTGCCAAAATAGCCTTCAGTTGCTCCTTCGTATGAACACCAGCTACTTGCTTAACGACTTGACCGTCTTTCTTGAACAAAAGGGTCGGAATGGACATAATGCCAAATTCGCGGGCAGTATTTGGATTTTCATCCACATCCATTTTGAGGATTTTCAGTTCGTCCTCATGAACTTCTCCTGCCAACTGCTCCAAGATAGGCGCCTGCATACGGCATGGACCACACCATGTTGCCCAAAAATCAATCAAAACCAGTCCATCTTTTGTCTCTTCAGCGAATGTTGCATCTGTAACTGCTGCTACCATAAATCTTCTCCTTTGAATAGCTTACTTTTGATAATATTTTACAACAAAAGCAAGAGAAAGAAAAAAATTCTCTAGCTAAGTAAAGAATTCTTATTTTTCCAAACAATTTTTTAAAATAAAAATAGATTGAGGAACATCTGAGAAAACTTGGCTCAAAAATTCCAAATGTTGCTGATCTTTGCTATCTAAAGCTACGGTGTGCTTGACATTTACAGTGCCATCATCGTTCTCAATGATCTGATGACCAAAAAGGATATCTCCAAACGGGGTCGCTGTTTTATCCCAAAATTCCTCAAAGGGCTTGACAAGTGTCAGCTGATATTCCATTGGGGGCATTCCTTCGAGTTCCATTATCCCACAAGATCCTGTCTTAAATCCACCATTTAATGTAATATTTTTTAAATCTTCTTCCCAGTCATACCACTTTTCAATATTTTCATAGTAGGACCATACATCTTCTTTTGCTGCTTTCATGCTTAAACTAAAACTAAATTCCATTACAATAACTCCTTTATAATATGTACACTTATTATAAGTATATTTATAATATTTGTCAAATGTTTTTTCTTTCTAGCACTAATATTTCTTCTAAAATAGTCTACTTAATTTGATTCTGCTTTTCATACTGATAAAATGGGATAAGAATGATGTCTTGGTCGTATGGCTTGATATTCGCTCTCTTATTTAGCCATTTAGGCAATAGTGCGATTCCTTTCCCGTTTTCAACTAAGCTGATAATGTTCTCAAAAGAATCAATTTCTACAACTGATTTTAAATGAGCAAACTTCATTAAGCTTTGTTTTCTAAAAGGGCAATTTTTATCTTTATTAACGAATATGGGCATTTCCTCAGTAGCCTTTATGATGCTCGAACAAGCATAAACTGACTCAATATGTCCAATAGTCTCATCATAATGTTTCAAATTTTCAATTTTTTGAAAACAAAAAATTCTATCAAAGTCTTCCTGATGAGCAATGGTGGGTATATCCGAAGTTTTTTGGATATTAATTTCGCTTTTATCCAAATCAATTGTTTGCGAATTATTAATATCGTGATTGAATAATAATTCTGAAATTAAGATGGATATTTTCGAGGTTTCACAT
Above is a window of Streptococcus cristatus ATCC 51100 DNA encoding:
- the trxA gene encoding thioredoxin; this encodes MVAAVTDATFAEETKDGLVLIDFWATWCGPCRMQAPILEQLAGEVHEDELKILKMDVDENPNTAREFGIMSIPTLLFKKDGQVVKQVAGVHTKEQLKAILAELS
- a CDS encoding polyketide cyclase, coding for MEFSFSLSMKAAKEDVWSYYENIEKWYDWEEDLKNITLNGGFKTGSCGIMELEGMPPMEYQLTLVKPFEEFWDKTATPFGDILFGHQIIENDDGTVNVKHTVALDSKDQQHLEFLSQVFSDVPQSIFILKNCLEK
- a CDS encoding LysR family transcriptional regulator, translating into MNFNDISIFVTIYETRSINKSSKILQYAQSNLSARLKVLETELDTKLFYRKYNGLVPTKSGDLFYQFCKETSNNLEKLKKKCETSKISILISELLFNHDINNSQTIDLDKSEINIQKTSDIPTIAHQEDFDRIFCFQKIENLKHYDETIGHIESVYACSSIIKATEEMPIFVNKDKNCPFRKQSLMKFAHLKSVVEIDSFENIISLVENGKGIALLPKWLNKRANIKPYDQDIILIPFYQYEKQNQIK